TGGCGAGCGTCATTTGCGGATGCCGTCGTTCACGGCTTTCGCCATGCGTTCGCGGATGAAGGGTTTGCTGCGCTCCAGTGCCGGGGCCATGAACGGGCGCTCGGCCATGTTCGCGGTGCCGTATTCCAGGTGGCGCGCGTAGGTGACGATGCCGCGACCCGCGACCACGAAGCTACTGAGCGCGGTGCTGTCGAGGTACGAATTAATTGAATTGATGAGCCGCCCGGTGTCGGTGGCCGGGGCCTCGCCCGGGGCCGACGCGCGGTGCGTGACCGAGCGGCGTTGATACAACCGCCCGGATTTCGGGCCGCGGGCGATGGATTCCTTGGCTTCCTTCTCCACCCGCTGGGCGGACGCGAGGAGGGCCTTTTTCACCTCCATCTCGATGACTCTGGCTTTCGCCCCCCACTTGGCGGGATCGGGTCCGGAGACGGAAACGGTAAAGTCCATTACGGGATCACCAGCTCGACGCGGTAGCTCTCCAGCGTGATGGTCTCGCCGGTGTTGGTGAGCTGCCCGGTGAATACCAGGTCCTGGGCGGTGGCGGTATCGACGGAGCCGGTTGTTGGCGCTCCGGTCGACGAGCCGATGCCCAAGCTGGAGAAGTTCCAGCTCACCTGCGAGTTGGCCGCCCCGCGGTTACGGACGTCGCTGTCGATCTGCGCCGAGGCGGTGGTCGTAAACGTCGGCCCCATAAAGACCGTGCCCCCGATGCCACCGAGGCGCATGCGCGGAACCTTGTTGTTTCCGCTGTTGGTGTAGCTCCAGAGCGTGCGGACCCGCAGCGCCCCGTTGGCAGTCATCAGTCCGGCGGGGATCGTCACCGTGGCCAGCGTCGTTTCACTGGTAGTGCCGGTTACGCTCACGCCAGAGACGGAGGAGGACGCGAGCACGCAGGACCCGCCGACCGGCTTCCAAATCGTGCCGGTGGAAATGAAGAGTGCCCCACCTCCGATGTCGGTCACACGGTAGATATTGTTTCCGGCAGCAGCGGCGGATGGGAGATTGGCGAAAGTAGTTGAGATCACGGACATGTCGGAGCCTATCGAACTGAGGAGGGTGAGCAGAGCGGACATTTACACGGGCCGCACGGCGAGGGTGATGCTGCGGTCGGCCCCTTCGGAGGAGCCGGACACGAGCTTGATGAACCGGAGCCCGGCGACGACCGCCAGGTTTTCAATCGGCACGTACTTGGACGCGGCGACCGGGAGCGCGTAATCGGCCCCGCCCGACTGCACGGTGACGAAGGTGCCGCCGGAAGCGGGCGCGGCCTGGATCTTGATGGTGGTGCCGGTGAACGCGGCGGGCATGAACAGCCCGCACAAGTCGGCCCCCGTGAGGTCGATCTCGGCGCTCGTGGTCTGCCCGCTGGCGATGGTCGCGGTCAGGTTGTAGGCGTCGTTCGGTTGGAATTCATAGGAGTTGGGCATGGGGCCTCCGTTGCGGGCGGGTTAAAGGGCGTTGCCGGTCAGGGACTCGATGAGGAGCCCCTCCTGCACGATGTCGTTGGTGGTGGTGGCCTCGCCGGTACACTTGATGGTGATCGTGGCCCCGTCGTCCTCGGTAGACGAGCCCACGTTCACGTCCGCCTGCGAGACGGTACCGCCCTGGATGAACTGGGCCACGTAATCCTGAGCGTCGGTGCCGGTGGAATAGACTTCGGCGACGACGCGCCAGCGGTTCGCCTGACTCGTGGTGAGGGACGCGGTGAGAATGACGGTGGAGCCGAAGTACAGTTTGAGGGTCTTGGCGTTGTTGGCCCCCGTCCCCCAGGCGGTGATGCGGATGCCCTTCCCGGCGGTGTTGAACCTGCCGGCCAGGAGCAAGTACGTGCGCAGGTTGTCCTCACCGGTGCCCACGTTTCCGACGGCGGCGGTGTTGACCGAGGGCACGAGCACCGCGCCGTTAGTGCCCGAGAACTCGAGCCCGACGGCGGTGCCGTTCTGAACCGTGACCCCACTCGGGGCCTTGTTCCCGTGGCACCGGCCGACGGCGTTTGCGTCGGTGAAGTCGATGAACCGGGTCGCGTGGCCCGTGTTCCCGTCCTGGATCAGCTCGTTGTTGCTGACGTCGAAGTTGAGCACGTTGAACACGCGCACGATGCGTGTCAGATTCAGGTAGCCCGAGGTCTGGGTGCGGCACCGGTTGCCGGTGAACCGGATGTTCGATTTCTGGGCGGAGGTGCCGACCTCGGCCATGAACGCGGTCGGGTCGATGAACTCGGCGCTCTCGCAGTAGGTGTAATTGCCCTGGAGAACCACCCCCCGGCCGAAGTTCTGGATGCGCGCGCCGCGCACCCCGCTGTGTCCGGCGGTCGGGCTCGCGTAGAACCCGATCGAGGTCTGGTTCTGGGGGGAGCCGGAATCCGGGTTCGTGCGGATCACGTCCAGCGTGCCGCCCTTGAGGTGGACGCCCGAATGGACCCGGACGCTCGCACCCGAGTTGTTACTCACGCCGGTGGCGTACCCAGAGGCGTCGATGTACCCGCTGACCACGTCGAGCGTGTCACTCGTGCCGGTCCCCGCGTAATCGACGCAGTTCACGTTGTACGTGCCGGCGCTGGTGGAAACGCTGTCGGCGGTGAAATCGGACCCGGGGCGGATGTCGGCATTGAGGATGGTCCACCGGCCGGACTGCTGTTTGAAACAGCGGCGCGTGTTGCCGTTGTACCGGGCGACGAAGTTTTTAATGACCCCGCCGACGTTGTTGAGCTGCACCTGGAAGAAGTCGGAGTCCTCGTTTGCGGTCCCCCCGCTCATCTCGAAGTGATCGACGTCCACCCACCCGCACCCTTCGATGTAGATGCCCCGGCAGGCTCCCACGCCGTCACCCAGCGTGCCGTTGCCCACGCACGCGAAGTCGGCGAACACGGCACGGCCGATGCGGGCCGAGGTCAGGTTCTTGAGCCACAGCCCGGTGACCAGATTGGTAGCAGTGGTACCGGGGCGGCCCATGTTGACGATCTGGACGTTGTCGGCCCCGATCAAGGTGCCGCCGTCCATTTTGATCATGTTCTGCGCGAGGTTCTTGCCGTCGCCCTTGAAGTTTTTGATGCGGATGTTGCAATTGGTGAACGTCCACACGACGTCCGTGCCGGACAGAGCTTCGAGAACCGCCCCTTCCGCGAAGTCGATGGTCAGGTTCCGGCCGGTGACGGAAACCGCCCCGCACGTGTACGTGCCGGCGGGAAAGGCGTAGGTGCCGTCGGCGGAGAATAGGGTGGTGACGGCCGAAGCGACGTCGGTCGCGCCGGTGTTGTCGCC
The Gemmata palustris DNA segment above includes these coding regions:
- a CDS encoding HK97 gp10 family phage protein, which translates into the protein MDFTVSVSGPDPAKWGAKARVIEMEVKKALLASAQRVEKEAKESIARGPKSGRLYQRRSVTHRASAPGEAPATDTGRLINSINSYLDSTALSSFVVAGRGIVTYARHLEYGTANMAERPFMAPALERSKPFIRERMAKAVNDGIRK